Sequence from the Salvelinus alpinus chromosome 27, SLU_Salpinus.1, whole genome shotgun sequence genome:
CTAGAGTTGTGCATTGCCTTCAGCAAGCACACCTAATGAACAATTACCTCAATATGTTGTTGAGAACTGTGTCACATGGTGTGGAGCTTGATTGCGAGTCATCATAGTCGAAGCTGGTACATACCAGCTCAATGAAGTTTGTCAAGTGGTTTCTAACATAACCTCTGATATCTACAAATTCATTTTGCATGAGGTTTTCTTCCTTACGAAGGCTCAAGTTAATAAGCCACAGTGCCTTTGCCTCATTGACCTTGGCGAAGTCTAGGAAACGTATAACCGCATTGATTTTGTTATCCCTCGTGAACAAATCTCGAATTTGGGGATACATTTTGGCAAGAACATGAATTCCAGCCAAAATGGAGTCTAGAACACAAGTATTGCTGAACTGGTATGCACCATAGCTTCCCCCAGCCAATAGGTAACTCAGGTTAATCATATCATCAGTGCTGGAAAATGTAGAAACACAGAAATATACATTGGCTTTAACCCATTCTGTTTTGCATACAATATCAGATTTTTTGACAGTGACATATTCTGATTAATCAGATACTTTATAGAAATAAAGACATTTGAAATAACATTCCAAATCAAGCAAACTGTGTAGCACTATGATTGTTTTATCTATTCCATACCTGGTGGGTTCTGCCAACTGCCCAGCTGTAATACAAATGTAAAGTTTAGAAAAAAGGAAAGAGTGATGCTTTTAAAGTCATGTAAAAAAGGGTATGCCTACCTTCCATAATTAAACGTTCATGTGTCCTCTGAAGATCTATCCAGTCATGGATGGGTCTGTTGCCGAAAAAATGCACATGTTCATGGCTGAGTCATAATGGCGGATATCATACGCAAAGTAGACTCGAATTGAAACTGTCCTAAATGTTAACTTCAATGTGTTAATGCTTAACCACAATTCAGTGGTAATCCCAAAATGTGCAAGACAGACAAAACTCTGCAAGTGTTGAAACTTAAATTTGCTTACAAATCCTGTGGTTCTATGTTGAAATCATGTAATGCCAGTCATTTCAAAAATATTGTTCGATCATCATCTTCTATATGACGGAACATCAGACATCCGAAATCTAGCCACAAGCAAATATGAAAATGACTACTTAACCTAAATTAGTACATTAACAATAGACATAATAGCATACCCTATTTGTGGAACATCCATCgttgaataaataaaataaaaaaaagagttGTCACCGCTTGAACTTCCTGAATAGAGAAATCATGTCTCCTCCCACACCTGCAATCACACATGTACAGTTCGTCTTGTTAATAGGACTGTGAGATAAAGCTTTCCATctttctaaatcaaatcaaagctaACCAATTCAAATTAAAGGATTTATATCATTGATCTATTTTTATTTTGACAATTTATTCATTTGAAGTGAATCATGATGCCAAGTGATTATGTAGATTACAGAAGTTGAAAGACAAGATAGATGCGGTTGCAGAGAATCTATGAGATTGATGTGTGTTTATGTAGTAATAGAAATTAAGTGAAACCTTGCTTGATGGAGCAATGTGTGTCTCATATAAACACACTGCATTGCCTTCTAATGGATAATACTGGACAGATTGTAAAACAGTAATAAAATGTAGCTGCAGTACCAGTAATAGAACAGTATCTCACTGTAACAAGCACCCTGGTCTTACATGTGGCCTGACCAGTGGCGACCCATTAtacagagccccacctgttttgaacCCCACATGTTTTTGGGGATTGCCTGTTTTGCatattattttggcattaatacatgtcacatatcagtttgcaaacaatgtaaaaaaaaaagaaacgtccccttttcaggactctgtctttcaaagataattagtcaaaatccaaataacttcacagatcttcattgtaaagggtttaaacactgtttcccatgcgtgttcaatgaaccataaacaattaatgaacatgcacctgtggaacggtcgttaagacactaacagcttacagacagtaggcaattaaggtcacagttatgaaaaaacttaggacactaaagaggcctttctgctgactctgaaaacaccaaaagaaagatgtccagggtccctgctcatctgcgtgaacgtgccttaggcatgctgcaaggaggcatgaggactgcagatgtggccagggcaataaattgcaatgtccgtactgtgagacgcctaagacagtgctacagggagacaggatggacagctgataatcctctcagtggcagaccacgtgcaacaacacatgcacaggatcggtacatccgaacatcacacctgcgggacaggtacaagatggcaacaacaactgcccgagtaacaccaggaatgcacaatccctccatcagtgctcagactgtccgcaataggctgagagaggctggactgagggcttgtaggcctgttgtaaagcaggtcctcaccagacatcaccggcaacaagtcgcctatgggcacaaacccaccgtcactggaccagacaggaccggcaaaaagtgctcttcactgacgagtggcAGTTttatctcaccaggggtgatggttggattcgcgt
This genomic interval carries:
- the LOC139556356 gene encoding uncharacterized protein isoform X1 — translated: MEAGQLAEPTSTDDMINLSYLLAGGSYGAYQFSNTCVLDSILAGIHVLAKMYPQIRDLFTRDNKINAVIRFLDFAKVNEAKALWLINLSLRKEENLMQNEFVDIRGYVRNHLTNFIELVCTSFDYDDSQSSSTPCDTVLNNILRKFEDYGEALPLGTSRHEPKLILVDIDDRMCILPPLSITDDYERTYELQFLLMGQSTPLSNHMVLFLCTQLTGRWMIYDNMKTPLVQDIGVSELQRATERDKYVSYLAAYVKKE